The following coding sequences lie in one Oceanicola sp. 502str15 genomic window:
- the guaD gene encoding guanine deaminase: MTAAAPSTADASAPETLLLGQIIDFTDNPFSEPPAGSARHLSRGAILIRGGKIAEIGPAARLIETHASARRVDYGAALLLPGFVDAHVHYPQTGIIASWGKRLIDWLEGYTFPEESRFGDALYAATIAGRYLDLALAHGTTTVASFCTSHPESVTAFFQAAQARSMAVVGGKVAMDRNAPPALRDTPERAYDESKALLKRWHRQGRARYAITPRFTPTSSEAQLEAMGTLWAEHPDCAMQTHLSEQVEEIAWVKELCPEAEDYLATYEKHGLIGPGALFGHAIHLTEREKARIAESGSAVVHCPTSNTFIGSGVFDAAGLAAEGITVGLATDTGGGSSFSMLRTMGAAYEISQLNGAVLHPAQLLWLATAGSAKALRMEDEVGTLAPGSAADIIALDLASTPAIAQRAARARDIWEAIFPTMMMGDDRALKAVWVNGVSRR; this comes from the coding sequence ATGACCGCTGCCGCCCCTTCCACCGCCGATGCTTCGGCGCCCGAGACCCTGCTGTTGGGGCAGATCATCGACTTTACCGACAACCCCTTTTCCGAGCCCCCCGCCGGCTCTGCCCGGCACCTGAGCCGGGGCGCCATCCTGATCCGTGGCGGCAAGATTGCCGAGATCGGCCCCGCCGCCCGACTGATCGAAACCCATGCCTCCGCCCGCCGGGTCGATTACGGCGCGGCGCTCCTGCTGCCCGGCTTCGTCGATGCCCATGTGCACTACCCGCAGACCGGCATCATCGCCTCCTGGGGCAAGCGGCTGATCGACTGGCTCGAAGGCTACACCTTTCCCGAAGAGAGCCGCTTTGGCGATGCGCTCTATGCCGCCACCATCGCCGGGCGCTACCTCGATCTCGCACTGGCCCATGGCACGACCACAGTGGCGAGCTTCTGCACCTCGCACCCCGAAAGCGTCACTGCCTTCTTTCAGGCCGCGCAGGCCCGCAGCATGGCCGTGGTCGGCGGCAAGGTGGCGATGGACCGCAACGCGCCCCCTGCCCTGCGCGACACCCCGGAGCGCGCCTATGACGAGAGCAAGGCGCTGCTGAAGCGCTGGCACCGGCAGGGCCGCGCCCGCTATGCCATCACGCCCCGCTTCACCCCCACCTCGAGCGAAGCGCAGCTCGAGGCGATGGGCACCCTCTGGGCCGAGCACCCCGATTGCGCCATGCAGACCCACCTCTCCGAGCAGGTCGAAGAGATCGCATGGGTCAAGGAGCTTTGTCCCGAGGCCGAGGATTACCTTGCAACCTACGAAAAGCACGGGCTGATCGGCCCCGGCGCCCTGTTCGGCCACGCCATCCACCTCACCGAGCGCGAAAAGGCCCGCATCGCCGAAAGCGGCTCTGCGGTGGTGCATTGCCCGACCTCCAACACCTTCATCGGCTCCGGCGTCTTCGATGCTGCCGGTCTCGCGGCAGAGGGCATCACCGTCGGGCTGGCCACCGACACCGGCGGCGGCTCCTCCTTCTCGATGCTGCGCACCATGGGCGCGGCCTATGAGATCAGCCAGCTCAACGGCGCGGTGCTGCACCCAGCCCAGCTTCTGTGGCTGGCCACCGCCGGATCGGCAAAGGCGCTGCGGATGGAAGATGAGGTCGGCACGCTGGCGCCCGGGTCGGCGGCAGACATCATCGCCCTCGACCTTGCCTCCACCCCCGCCATCGCCCAGCGGGCGGCGCGGGCGCGCGACATCTGGGAGGCGATCTTTCCCACGATGATGATGGGCGATGATCGCGCCCTGAAGGCAGTCTGGGTCAACGGCGTCAGCCGCCGCTAG
- the hisB gene encoding imidazoleglycerol-phosphate dehydratase HisB translates to MRTASVTRETAETAITVEINLDGTGSYANSTGVGFFDHMLDQLARHALIDMKIEAKGDLHIDDHHTVEDVGITLGKALTEAMGDKRGITRYGSCLLAMDDALVRCALDLSGRPYLVWNVELPTAKIGTFDTELVREFFQAFSTHGGITLHVDALHGLNSHHIAEAAFKSVARALRDALEPDPRKADAIPSTKGTL, encoded by the coding sequence ATGCGCACAGCCAGCGTTACCCGCGAAACCGCGGAAACCGCGATCACCGTCGAGATCAACCTCGACGGCACCGGAAGCTACGCCAATTCAACCGGCGTCGGCTTCTTCGATCACATGCTCGACCAGCTCGCTCGCCACGCCCTGATCGACATGAAGATCGAGGCCAAGGGCGATCTGCACATCGACGATCACCACACCGTCGAAGACGTGGGCATCACGCTGGGCAAGGCGCTGACCGAGGCCATGGGCGACAAGCGCGGCATCACCCGCTACGGCTCTTGCCTGCTGGCCATGGACGATGCTCTCGTGCGCTGTGCGCTCGATCTCTCCGGTCGCCCCTACCTGGTTTGGAACGTGGAGCTGCCCACCGCCAAGATCGGCACCTTCGACACCGAGCTGGTGCGCGAATTCTTCCAGGCTTTCTCCACCCACGGCGGCATCACCCTGCATGTCGATGCGCTGCACGGCCTCAACAGCCACCACATCGCGGAAGCGGCCTTCAAATCCGTCGCCCGCGCCCTGCGCGACGCGCTCGAGCCCGACCCGCGCAAGGCCGACGCGATCCCCTCCACCAAAGGCACGCTCTGA
- a CDS encoding TIGR00282 family metallophosphoesterase: protein MRILFLGDVMGRAGRTAVAERLPGLRKDWRLDFVVVNGENATSGAGLSAAHAKGLLEAGADVITLGDHAFDQREMLSFIGSEPRVLRPINIAKDAPGKGFRVFDAPGGRKVLVAQVLGRVFMKQPYDDPFSAIEPVLKSHVPGGLVQASLVDMHCEATSEKMGMGHFCDGRASVVVGTHTHVPTGDAQVLPRGTGFQADAGMCGDYNSVIGMETEEPMRRFVTGMAKGRFQPAMGEATLCGLYVETDDRTGLAKRVVQVRQGGRLEQVGPA from the coding sequence ATGCGGATACTCTTTCTTGGCGATGTGATGGGGCGGGCGGGCCGGACGGCGGTGGCCGAGCGGCTGCCCGGGCTGCGCAAGGATTGGCGGCTCGATTTTGTCGTGGTCAACGGCGAGAACGCCACTTCGGGCGCCGGGCTTTCGGCCGCCCACGCGAAGGGGTTGCTGGAGGCCGGGGCGGATGTGATCACCCTTGGCGACCATGCCTTCGACCAGCGCGAGATGCTCAGCTTCATCGGCTCCGAGCCGCGGGTGCTGCGCCCGATCAACATTGCCAAGGACGCGCCGGGCAAGGGGTTTCGGGTGTTCGACGCGCCGGGCGGGCGCAAGGTGCTGGTGGCGCAAGTGCTGGGCCGGGTGTTCATGAAACAGCCCTATGACGATCCGTTCTCTGCCATCGAGCCGGTGCTGAAGAGCCATGTGCCGGGCGGGCTGGTGCAGGCTTCGCTGGTCGACATGCATTGCGAGGCGACGAGCGAGAAGATGGGCATGGGCCATTTCTGCGATGGCCGCGCGAGCGTGGTTGTCGGCACCCATACCCACGTGCCCACCGGCGATGCACAGGTGCTTCCGCGCGGCACCGGGTTTCAGGCCGATGCGGGGATGTGCGGTGACTACAATTCGGTGATCGGGATGGAGACCGAGGAGCCGATGCGCCGTTTCGTGACCGGCATGGCCAAGGGGCGGTTTCAGCCCGCGATGGGCGAGGCGACGCTGTGCGGGCTCTACGTGGAAACCGATGATCGCACCGGTCTGGCCAAGCGCGTGGTGCAGGTGCGCCAGGGCGGGCGTCTGGAGCAGGTGGGCCCGGCCTGA
- a CDS encoding HlyU family transcriptional regulator, whose protein sequence is MSLFGKLFGRSTAAPAPEPQTHKGFSITATPQKTEGGYRIAAVIEKEVDGEAKRHQMIRADVIGSQEEAATASLRKARQMIDEQGEALF, encoded by the coding sequence ATGTCCCTTTTCGGCAAACTCTTCGGCAGATCTACCGCCGCACCCGCGCCCGAGCCGCAAACCCACAAGGGCTTCTCCATCACCGCCACACCGCAAAAGACCGAGGGCGGCTACCGCATCGCGGCTGTCATCGAGAAAGAGGTCGATGGCGAGGCCAAACGCCACCAGATGATCCGCGCCGACGTGATCGGTTCGCAAGAAGAGGCCGCCACCGCCAGCCTGCGCAAGGCCCGTCAGATGATCGACGAGCAGGGCGAGGCGCTGTTCTAG
- a CDS encoding 5-formyltetrahydrofolate cyclo-ligase: MAEEKRAARDAALARRAAAHEALSGHAAGHLSEVLAGYRGVPLAGYMAIRDEIDPLPALEEASAHGPVGLPCIVKKDSPLVFRQWEPGAEMVPGPFNTFEPRGPEMRPEIVVVPLVAFTREGARLGYGGGFYDRTLALLRAGGPVLAVGFAYGAQEAGALPLEPTDAPLDMIVTEAGVISL; encoded by the coding sequence ATGGCAGAGGAGAAGCGGGCGGCGCGGGATGCGGCGCTGGCACGGCGGGCCGCGGCCCATGAGGCGTTGTCGGGCCATGCGGCCGGGCATCTTTCGGAGGTGCTTGCCGGCTATCGCGGTGTGCCACTGGCCGGCTACATGGCGATCCGCGACGAGATCGACCCGCTGCCCGCGCTCGAGGAGGCTTCCGCCCACGGCCCGGTGGGGCTGCCCTGCATCGTGAAGAAAGACAGCCCTCTGGTGTTCCGCCAGTGGGAGCCGGGGGCAGAGATGGTGCCGGGGCCGTTCAACACCTTCGAGCCGAGGGGGCCGGAGATGCGCCCTGAGATCGTCGTGGTGCCGCTGGTGGCCTTCACGCGGGAGGGCGCACGGCTCGGGTATGGCGGCGGGTTCTATGACCGCACGCTGGCGCTGCTTCGGGCCGGGGGCCCGGTGCTGGCGGTCGGCTTTGCCTATGGCGCGCAGGAGGCCGGGGCATTGCCGCTGGAGCCGACCGATGCGCCGCTCGACATGATCGTGACCGAGGCCGGGGTGATCTCGCTCTGA
- a CDS encoding YigZ family protein: protein MALTTFDNILTDRGSKYAVSGGPAGSKAEALALLKELKRQKKFAKATHNTWALITDDGPLKNDDGEAGAGMVILRMLERAGLTGHVIIVTRWFGGTHLGGDRFRRVQDCVTHYLEQMET, encoded by the coding sequence ATGGCCCTGACAACCTTCGATAACATCCTCACCGACCGAGGCTCCAAATACGCCGTCTCCGGCGGCCCCGCGGGCAGCAAGGCCGAGGCGCTGGCCCTGCTCAAAGAGCTGAAACGGCAGAAGAAATTCGCAAAGGCCACCCATAACACATGGGCCCTGATCACAGACGACGGCCCGCTGAAGAATGACGACGGCGAGGCCGGTGCGGGCATGGTGATTCTGCGCATGCTGGAGCGGGCCGGACTGACCGGCCATGTCATCATCGTCACCCGCTGGTTCGGCGGCACCCACCTCGGTGGCGACCGCTTTCGCCGGGTGCAGGATTGCGTTACCCATTATCTCGAGCAGATGGAGACCTGA
- a CDS encoding MBL fold metallo-hydrolase produces MPKNRYYAGPVSANFDGLRFFSPGQPLPDRGLREVWAWQRSGQRAKWPREVPVAPTVPPARSEAPRLTMVGHASVLIQVAGLNLLTDPVWSQRASPLSFAGPKRVTAPGIAFEALPEIDAVLLSHNHYDHLDLATLRRLHRAHAPLMVMPLGTDATVRRAIRGARVAVGDWHDRIALGEQVSVALTPANHWSSRGLGDRRMALWCGHWLDTPAGQIWFAGDTGYGDGAIFRDIRARHGEPDVALIPIGAYAPRWFMRNQHVGPDEAVQIFKDVEARQALGIHWGTFQLTDEPREEPVQLLAEALGEAGIAAERFRAFAPGDVHAEG; encoded by the coding sequence ATGCCGAAGAACCGTTATTACGCCGGCCCCGTCAGTGCCAATTTCGACGGGCTGCGGTTTTTCTCGCCCGGGCAACCGCTGCCGGACCGGGGGTTGCGCGAGGTCTGGGCGTGGCAACGCAGCGGGCAGCGGGCGAAGTGGCCGCGAGAGGTGCCGGTTGCGCCGACAGTGCCGCCGGCGCGCAGCGAGGCGCCCCGGCTGACCATGGTGGGCCATGCCTCGGTGCTGATCCAGGTGGCCGGGCTGAACCTGCTGACCGATCCGGTCTGGTCGCAGCGGGCAAGCCCGCTCAGCTTTGCCGGGCCGAAACGGGTGACGGCGCCGGGCATCGCCTTTGAGGCTTTGCCCGAGATCGACGCCGTGCTGCTCAGCCACAACCACTATGACCATCTCGACCTGGCGACCCTGCGCCGCCTCCACCGCGCCCATGCACCGCTGATGGTGATGCCGCTGGGCACCGATGCCACCGTGCGCCGCGCGATCAGGGGCGCAAGGGTGGCGGTGGGCGACTGGCACGACCGGATCGCGCTCGGCGAGCAGGTTTCGGTGGCGCTCACCCCGGCCAACCACTGGTCATCCCGTGGACTGGGCGACAGGCGGATGGCGCTGTGGTGCGGGCACTGGTTGGATACTCCGGCGGGGCAGATCTGGTTCGCCGGGGACACCGGCTATGGCGATGGTGCGATTTTCCGCGATATTCGCGCCCGCCACGGCGAACCCGATGTGGCGCTGATTCCGATCGGCGCCTATGCGCCGCGCTGGTTCATGCGCAACCAGCATGTCGGCCCGGACGAGGCGGTGCAGATCTTTAAGGACGTGGAGGCGCGGCAGGCTCTCGGCATTCACTGGGGCACGTTCCAGCTGACCGACGAGCCGCGCGAAGAGCCTGTGCAGCTTCTGGCAGAAGCGCTGGGCGAGGCCGGAATCGCGGCAGAAAGGTTCCGGGCCTTTGCGCCGGGGGACGTGCACGCGGAGGGGTAG
- a CDS encoding CAP domain-containing protein, whose product MTFCSVSRGVRAAMVLAFVAVLGACAPVSPPGPGGTSGSIEAPVSGGTGEVGPAVNAYRVSRGRAALVAHPALAAAAQDQADYLAATGRTGHEGRGGSSVMQRVRGAGMQACLVAENLSFGYPGAAQAVAGWKGSSGHNRNMLLREATLYGEGQAGRVRVLVLARPC is encoded by the coding sequence ATGACGTTTTGCAGCGTGAGCCGGGGTGTGCGGGCCGCGATGGTGTTGGCGTTTGTTGCGGTGCTGGGGGCCTGTGCGCCGGTGTCGCCGCCGGGGCCCGGGGGCACGAGCGGGAGCATTGAGGCCCCGGTGAGCGGCGGGACGGGCGAGGTTGGCCCGGCGGTGAACGCCTACCGCGTTTCGCGAGGTCGTGCGGCACTGGTCGCGCACCCGGCATTGGCGGCTGCGGCGCAGGATCAGGCCGACTACCTCGCCGCCACAGGCCGCACCGGACACGAGGGGCGCGGGGGCTCGAGCGTGATGCAACGGGTGCGGGGGGCCGGAATGCAGGCCTGCCTCGTGGCCGAGAACCTGTCGTTCGGCTATCCCGGCGCGGCGCAGGCGGTGGCGGGCTGGAAGGGCTCCAGCGGGCACAATCGCAACATGCTGCTGCGGGAGGCCACGCTCTATGGCGAAGGGCAGGCGGGGCGGGTGCGGGTGCTTGTGCTGGCGCGGCCCTGCTGA
- a CDS encoding 8-oxoguanine deaminase: MTHRLIRGGHVLCMDDAGREGVLDIRLRGGVIEEIGPGLAAGDAQVLGAEGCLVTPGLVNTHHHMFQSLTRAVPAGQDALLFGWLKALYPIWGRMTPQDIRLSARLASAELALSGCSMSSDHLYLFPNGARLEDSIEGAGEVGIRFLATRGAMSIGESSGGLPPDALVEDEAAILEDCARVVDAFHDPSEAAMVQVGIAPCSPFSVSRELMRDAAILAREKGVRLHTHLAENEEDIAYSQANFGCRPGQYAQELGWVGDDVWHAHCVKLDSAEIDLFAHTRTGVAHCPCSNCRLGSGIAPVRAMRDAGVPVGLGVDGSASNDAGNLAAEARMALLMARVRDGANAMPAREALAIATRGGAEVLGRGRHLGRLAPGYRADLALWDMSGVEAAGNWDRAALLLAGPMRVRDLFVEGRAVVQAGVLLGVDMRALAQEAAAAVERLANGG, from the coding sequence ATGACCCATCGGCTCATCCGCGGCGGGCACGTGCTTTGCATGGATGATGCCGGCCGGGAGGGGGTGCTGGACATTCGTCTACGCGGCGGGGTGATCGAAGAGATCGGGCCGGGGCTGGCGGCGGGAGATGCGCAAGTGCTGGGCGCCGAGGGCTGCCTTGTCACGCCGGGGCTGGTGAACACCCATCACCACATGTTCCAGAGCCTCACGCGGGCCGTGCCTGCCGGGCAGGACGCGCTGCTTTTCGGCTGGCTCAAGGCGCTCTACCCGATCTGGGGGCGGATGACGCCGCAGGACATTCGGCTCTCCGCCCGGCTGGCGAGCGCCGAGCTGGCGCTGTCGGGCTGTTCGATGAGTTCGGATCACCTCTATCTCTTCCCCAACGGGGCGCGGCTGGAAGACAGCATTGAGGGCGCGGGCGAGGTGGGCATCCGGTTTCTGGCGACCCGGGGGGCGATGAGCATTGGCGAAAGCAGCGGCGGGTTGCCGCCCGATGCGCTGGTGGAGGATGAGGCGGCCATTTTGGAGGATTGCGCCCGGGTGGTGGATGCGTTTCACGACCCCTCGGAGGCGGCCATGGTGCAGGTGGGGATCGCGCCCTGCTCGCCGTTTTCGGTCAGCCGCGAGCTGATGCGCGACGCCGCCATTCTCGCACGAGAAAAGGGCGTGCGCCTGCACACGCATCTGGCCGAGAACGAGGAAGACATCGCCTATTCGCAGGCCAACTTCGGCTGCCGTCCCGGGCAATATGCGCAGGAGCTGGGCTGGGTGGGCGATGACGTGTGGCACGCCCATTGCGTGAAGCTCGACAGCGCCGAGATCGACCTGTTCGCCCACACCAGAACCGGCGTGGCCCATTGCCCCTGCTCCAACTGCCGCCTCGGCTCGGGGATCGCCCCGGTGAGAGCGATGCGCGATGCAGGGGTGCCGGTGGGGCTGGGGGTGGATGGTTCGGCGTCCAACGACGCCGGAAACCTTGCCGCAGAGGCGCGGATGGCCCTGCTGATGGCGCGGGTGCGCGATGGGGCCAATGCCATGCCCGCGCGGGAGGCCCTTGCGATTGCCACCCGAGGCGGGGCGGAGGTGCTGGGGCGGGGCCGGCATCTGGGCCGGCTTGCGCCGGGCTATCGGGCGGACCTTGCCCTGTGGGACATGAGCGGCGTGGAAGCCGCGGGCAATTGGGACAGGGCCGCGCTGCTGCTGGCCGGGCCGATGCGGGTGCGCGACCTCTTCGTGGAGGGGCGGGCGGTGGTGCAGGCGGGGGTGCTCCTTGGCGTGGACATGCGGGCGCTGGCGCAGGAGGCCGCAGCGGCGGTTGAGCGGCTGGCGAATGGCGGGTGA
- the mgtE gene encoding magnesium transporter produces the protein MSEEPNTETATQDRPEERPELRDEQDYSLQAPFVQAVLEATFNDDTHTLSELLDPLHPADIADLLEQIGEGPRRELILLWGENIDGEILSELDESIREDIIAALSPETLTEAVRELDSDDVVDLVEDLEEEQQEAILEALPAADRIAVEEALSWPEESAGRLMQREVVRAPEHWDVGQMIDFMRAEGQELPEQFYHVILIDPKMHPIGYVALGRILSSPRSTLLIDIQEDSFRTVPVDQDEGEVAYAFNQYHLISVPVVDHSDRLVGIITIDDAMSVLDLEAEEDLLRLAGVGDESRVTDSVWETTKLRFPWLAVNLVTAILASLVIDQFEAVITQLVALAVLMPIVASMGGNAGTQSLTVAVRAIATKDLTGSNVWRVIRREASVGLLNGLAFAALMGLVGWFWFGTPMLGAVLALAMIINLLVAGLAGILVPVLLDRFNIDPALASGAFVTTVTDVVGFFAFLGLATVMLL, from the coding sequence ATGAGCGAAGAGCCGAACACCGAGACCGCCACGCAGGACCGCCCCGAAGAACGCCCCGAGCTGCGGGACGAGCAGGATTACTCGCTTCAGGCGCCCTTTGTGCAGGCGGTCCTCGAGGCGACCTTCAACGACGACACCCATACGCTTTCCGAGCTGCTCGACCCGCTCCACCCGGCCGACATCGCCGACCTTCTCGAACAGATCGGGGAGGGGCCGCGGCGCGAGCTGATCCTGCTCTGGGGCGAGAACATCGACGGCGAGATCCTGTCGGAACTCGACGAGAGCATCCGCGAGGACATCATCGCTGCCCTCTCGCCGGAGACGCTGACGGAGGCGGTGCGCGAGCTTGATTCCGATGACGTGGTCGACCTTGTGGAAGACCTCGAGGAGGAGCAGCAGGAGGCGATTCTCGAGGCGCTGCCTGCCGCCGACCGGATCGCGGTGGAGGAGGCGCTGTCCTGGCCCGAGGAATCCGCGGGTCGCCTGATGCAGCGCGAGGTGGTGCGCGCGCCCGAGCATTGGGACGTGGGCCAGATGATCGACTTCATGCGGGCCGAGGGGCAGGAGCTGCCGGAGCAGTTCTACCACGTGATCCTGATCGACCCGAAGATGCACCCGATCGGCTATGTCGCGCTCGGGCGCATCCTGTCGAGCCCGCGCTCGACCCTGCTGATCGACATTCAGGAAGACAGTTTTCGCACCGTGCCGGTGGATCAGGACGAGGGCGAGGTGGCCTATGCGTTCAACCAGTATCACCTGATCTCGGTGCCCGTGGTCGACCATTCCGACCGGTTGGTGGGGATCATCACCATCGACGACGCGATGTCGGTGCTGGACCTGGAGGCGGAGGAAGACCTTCTGCGCCTTGCGGGTGTGGGCGACGAAAGCCGGGTGACGGACTCGGTTTGGGAAACCACCAAGCTGCGCTTTCCGTGGCTGGCGGTGAACCTCGTGACCGCGATCCTTGCCAGCCTCGTGATCGACCAGTTCGAGGCGGTGATCACCCAGCTTGTCGCGCTCGCCGTGCTGATGCCGATCGTGGCCTCGATGGGCGGCAACGCGGGCACGCAGTCGCTCACGGTGGCGGTGCGCGCGATTGCGACCAAGGACCTTACCGGGTCGAACGTGTGGCGGGTGATCCGGCGGGAGGCCTCGGTGGGGCTGCTGAACGGGCTGGCCTTTGCCGCGCTGATGGGGCTGGTGGGCTGGTTCTGGTTCGGCACGCCGATGCTGGGCGCGGTGTTGGCGCTGGCGATGATCATCAACCTGCTTGTCGCTGGTCTGGCGGGTATTCTGGTGCCTGTTCTGCTGGATCGCTTCAACATCGACCCGGCGCTGGCCTCCGGCGCCTTCGTGACGACGGTGACGGATGTCGTGGGCTTCTTCGCCTTCCTCGGGTTGGCGACGGTGATGCTGCTGTGA
- the hisN gene encoding histidinol-phosphatase has product MREEITEQEAAELRACAAEMAEAARAAILPHFRTAMTPDNKAGPGGFDPVTVADRAAEEAIRAVLARRRPQDAILGEEFGRQEGTSGLTWILDPIDGTRAFISGTASWGVLIALQDARGPFYGIIDQPYMAERFEGGLGAARLVGPRGETPLKVREGVALDQATLFTTFPEVGTGAEGAAFRRVAQQARLTRYGLDCYAYALLALGQIDLVIEAGLQSYDIAAPIAVIEAAGGVVTDWQGGPVHEGGQALAAATPELHRAAMALLAEQAA; this is encoded by the coding sequence ATGCGCGAAGAGATCACGGAGCAGGAGGCAGCGGAGTTGCGGGCCTGCGCGGCAGAAATGGCCGAGGCCGCCCGCGCGGCGATCCTGCCGCATTTCCGCACGGCGATGACGCCCGACAACAAGGCCGGGCCGGGCGGGTTCGACCCGGTGACGGTGGCCGACCGCGCCGCGGAGGAGGCCATTCGGGCGGTGCTGGCCAGACGCCGCCCGCAGGATGCCATTCTGGGCGAGGAGTTCGGGCGGCAGGAGGGCACAAGCGGGCTGACATGGATCCTCGATCCGATCGACGGCACCCGCGCCTTCATTTCCGGCACGGCGAGCTGGGGCGTGCTGATTGCCCTGCAGGATGCGCGTGGCCCGTTCTACGGCATCATCGACCAGCCCTACATGGCCGAGCGCTTCGAGGGCGGGCTGGGTGCGGCGCGGCTGGTGGGGCCGCGGGGCGAGACGCCGCTGAAGGTGCGCGAGGGGGTGGCGCTGGATCAGGCGACGCTTTTCACCACCTTTCCCGAGGTCGGCACGGGCGCGGAGGGCGCGGCCTTCCGCCGGGTGGCGCAGCAGGCGCGGCTCACCCGCTACGGGCTGGATTGCTACGCCTATGCGCTGCTTGCCCTCGGGCAGATCGACCTTGTGATCGAGGCGGGGCTGCAAAGCTACGACATCGCCGCGCCGATTGCGGTGATCGAGGCGGCGGGCGGGGTCGTGACCGATTGGCAGGGCGGCCCGGTGCATGAGGGCGGGCAGGCGCTGGCGGCGGCCACGCCCGAGCTGCACCGTGCCGCGATGGCGCTGCTGGCGGAGCAGGCTGCATGA